Genomic window (Brevibacterium paucivorans):
TTCAGGTTTTCTTCGCCGTTCCTTCAGCTAACGGGTGAGCTGGCGCCCAATGATGGTGCGCTGAATCTCCGACGAACCCTCGTAAATGCGGAAGATTCGGACGTCACGGGCATAGCGCTCGAGCGGGAAGTCCCTGGTGAAGCCGTAACCACCGTGGATCTGCAGAGCTTCGTCCGTGATGAACGCAGCGGCTTCGGATGCCACCAGTTTTGCGGTTGCCGACTTGATGGTGAAGTCTTCGCCCGTGTCACGCGAGTGCGCGGCGTCCATTGTGACGAGGAATGCCTGCTGGTAGCGCGCGTAGATGTCAGCGAGTTTGAAGGCGATAGCTTGCATAGCTGCAATGGGCTTGCCGTTGATGTGGCGAGTCTTGGACCATGCAACAGCGTGCTCCATAGCCTTGCGCGAAATACCGATACTCATCGCGGCAACTTCGATACGACCTCGGTCTAGAACCTTCATCGCTGTCTTGAACCCCTGGCCTTCTTCACCAAGAAGGGCATTTGCGGGCAGTTCGCAGTCGAACGAGATTTCATACACGGGTGATCCGCGCAGACCCATCGTCTTTTCGTGGCCACCGACCACAATGCCTTCGACCTTAGCGGTGTCGACCAGGAAGGCCGAGATTCCGCGGTGGCCGGCCTCGGGGTCAGTGATGGCGTACACGACGACAAAGTCAGCGAACCCAGCATTCGTGATGAAGTGCTTGGTGCCCTTGAGGTGCCAACCGTTGTCGGTGCGCACT
Coding sequences:
- a CDS encoding acyl-CoA dehydrogenase family protein — encoded protein: MFGVSDDEKMLIEAVEELSNEVLEPQAAKTDETEEIPHDVIKALANMGVMGLNLPEEYGGPGISSVAMTHMVAAVAGGCGSTASIVTAHYLATDSVLIGGTDEQKNAYLPRAASGEVIGAFGLTEPGAGSNPAEMSTKAVRTDNGWHLKGTKHFITNAGFADFVVVYAITDPEAGHRGISAFLVDTAKVEGIVVGGHEKTMGLRGSPVYEISFDCELPANALLGEEGQGFKTAMKVLDRGRIEVAAMSIGISRKAMEHAVAWSKTRHINGKPIAAMQAIAFKLADIYARYQQAFLVTMDAAHSRDTGEDFTIKSATAKLVASEAAAFITDEALQIHGGYGFTRDFPLERYARDVRIFRIYEGSSEIQRTIIGRQLTR